A single Cannabis sativa cultivar Pink pepper isolate KNU-18-1 chromosome 7, ASM2916894v1, whole genome shotgun sequence DNA region contains:
- the LOC115696852 gene encoding berberine bridge enzyme-like 26 gives MACVSSLSSILLLQCLIFICAATPTSPASTPENFIQCVSKNSELSVPVTTTLFTPNNSSFNSILDSTATNLRFLKPSLPKPEFIFTPLHDSQVQAAVICLRKLGLQLRLRSGGHDFEGVSYTSESQAPFVIIDLVNLRRIEVNIEDTSAWVQAGATNGELYYRISQKSRVHTFPAGICTSLGIGGYITGGGYGSLLRKYGLAADNVVDALIVDVNGKILDRKAMGEDLFWAIRGGGGGSFGIILWWKIKLVSVPEKVTVFRITKTLEQGAKKIIQKWQQIADKLDEDLFLKVTTTVANGTKIGQRTIATTYEALFLGNTNGLLRIMDHSFPELGLIKKDCVEMSWIETAAFLEGRQNGTPVEYLLQSKSIFKTFFKAKSDFIKKPIPDVGLEGLWERLLEKDIQAAIIWTPYGGKMSVIPESDSPFPHRKGIIFMSQYFNTWNIGEKHPEKHINWNRKLYEYMAPYVSMSPREAYVNYRDLDIGRNKKMSNTTSFKQSRVWGEKYFKANFDRLVSVKSEVDPDNFFWHEQSVPPLK, from the coding sequence ATGGCATGTGTTTCATCATTAAGCTCCATTCTCCTTCTTCAGTGTCTAATTTTTATATGCGCTGCAACTCCAACTTCACCAGCTTCAACTCCAGAAAACTTTATCCAATGCGTGTCCAAAAATTCAGAACTTTCAGTACCAGTCACCACAACCCTATTCACACCAAACAATTCTTCATTCAATTCTATACTCGACTCCACGGCAACAAATCTCAGGTTCTTGAAACCTTCTCTCCCAAAACCAGAGTTTATATTCACTCCATTACATGATTCCCAAGTCCAAGCAGCCGTTATTTGTTTGAGAAAGCTGGGATTACAACTCAGACTTCGTAGCGGAGGACACGACTTCGAAGGAGTCTCCTACACATCTGAAAGTCAAGCCCCTTTCGTCATTATAGATCTAGTAAATCTTAGACGTATCGAGGTTAACATCGAAGATACCTCGGCGTGGGTTCAGGCCGGTGCCACAAATGGAGAACTTTATTATAGAATCTCTCAGAAAAGCAGAGTACATACTTTCCCAGCTGGAATTTGCACGAGTTTAGGCATCGGCGGCTACATAACAGGAGGTGGTTATGGCTCTCTGCTAAGAAAATATGGTCTGGCGGCTGATAACGTTGTTGATGCTCTAATCGTCGATGTTAATGGTAAAATTCTCGATAGAAAAGCCatgggagaagacttgttttgGGCAATAAGAGGTGGTGGTGGAGGAAGCTTTGGAATCATTCTTTGGTGGAAGATTAAACTTGTTTCCGTCCCCGAAAAAGTTACCGTTTTTCGAATCACTAAGACTTTGGAGCAAGGAGCGAAGAAGATCATCCAAAAGTGGCAACAAATTGCGGATAAGCTTGATGAAGATTTATTCCTTAAGGTCACTACGACAGTGGCTAACGGTACAAAGATCGGTCAAAGAACTATAGCAACTACTTATGAAGCTCTGTTCCTGGGAAACACTAATGGACTTCTACGAATTATGGATCATAGCTTTCCTGAGTTGGGTTTGATCAAGAAAGATTGTGTGGAAATGAGTTGGATTGAGACTGCGGCGTTTCTTGAAGGAAGACAGAATGGAACACCAGTGGAGTACCTTCTTCaatcgaaatctatattcaaGACCTTTTTCAAAGCAAAGTCTGACTTTATCAAGAAACCCATACCAGATGTTGGTCTGGAGGGGCTGTGGGAAAGGTTGTTGGAGAAAGATATTCAAGCGGCCATAATATGGACTCCATATGGTGGAAAGATGAGCGTGATTCCGGAATCTGATTCCCCTTTCCCTCATAGGAAAGGAATCATTTTCATGAGTCAGTACTTTAACACTTGGAATATTGGAGAGAAACACCCTGAAAAACACATTAATTGGAATAGAAAGTTGTACGAGTATATGGCTCCTTATGTTTCCATGTCTCCACGTGAAGCTTATGTGAATTATAGGGATCTTGATATTGGGAGGAACAAGAAGATGAGCAACACTACAAGCTTTAAACAATCAAGAGTTTGGGGGGAAAAGTATTTCAAGGCTAACTTCGATAGATTGGTCAGTGTGAAAAGTGAAGTTGATCCGGATAACTTCTTCTGGCATGAACAGAGTGTTCCACCTCTAAAATGA